The proteins below come from a single Balaenoptera acutorostrata chromosome 2, mBalAcu1.1, whole genome shotgun sequence genomic window:
- the ICE1 gene encoding little elongation complex subunit 1 isoform X1, giving the protein MMPGETHSAAPGTAADLSRCQGCASLQQNLNEYVEALITLKQKIINTDNLLTEYQKKCDELQFARRENITLHHQVEQMLQKISPLQKCQEELGSLKAELEEKKSSLKLYQDTHQEYARVKEECLKTDAQKKKLEAKVKKLEEAAVKQTQDFKQLRNEKKILEKEFRKTQEKLDEFSKQKNEKELRHIGTQISSDSYGSIDKRKVKLLLKELWLCINTTHRLPGESSRFVPEKPAKENPRAFEPREGGVSPPAGGSALRPSAVRTCLAELSMEVEGDFSACGGAGGERPGGAACRDDGVSQEDRNPEALAQGSEADRADFSDRDHSFDEDLQAAVDFFKLLPPLLSPVPSPPLLSAPHLGAFPSSLSPEIYFGECTDSSDHDSAQHRNSEPVSEDDTPESLDCFSSSGKSKGTGTWEEKLQPHEATQALNTLEVNEVTAVGFGTFTANLREPAAAFPSAHERHWTVSSESVSEGEKGVLDEAGRQREVREMDGSVQTEKTRPKATGSERVETLSSSLALEEGMALGTSASCQPPLGPWPSNEPSAPEGKTPVSGVIGSPKSEVAKRTLTDGVTSASGRLSTSGHFQGLSGELEKEREAMPGFVSGDPSAPGAAGAALAAAALGLGEESSSPVASSLCGHPRSPPGLEGDAETSLPTEAGPLELRRLEQAAMFTVTDVHSEPPERPIGEGHLENSLRALSPVSEASDSNGQRGSEVGCTTLVKGMNDICSLLQSGFSGAARGGPGERPGPRVELTPSRSDFTSLAGPQSGLIRSGFGFGKSTSWHHSDLLRRSGEERLGPQPERDQEAAASSESRGSASTPERAGEDNSPAGFRAPASLLPNQVSVITKQARPETMQGARWEPSRLARREPPLVTDVDNGAGRTPSGARCEERAHTAPRSRGAAATESAAPRVSSPWRKSDFDSPGGSLPVESSCYPTDSTLSFSSGDILVPNQDVVMEATVQEEVQKQSPCLPATDVDTSRLDVDKLPATEVMLSRGFPAGDTVGASGEALAVTRDPSVVEHGPKEHLQLPSHTPGGASPAALDTAETALSPAFGSKGEEKRAVLQSSPPGALHCYMGIREAGGGDTEVEESEAPSGSEGENDPEAGLEDGQQSAVGASGRGLGAAGAGVAETRPSVEVGRLAAALRDCTLGALSETAGLSASEVVMFLESCQLGGYSSGDSVSECSSKGTLNEGMNRELKQREPSGEKYRKHVCEEEALEASEGCTGSSEDDGCPSRGTRQLAQRSLEMLPGALTRVRQELQADREDAGGQDAPDGVTAEHEEEQVLPRETAGSSAPLTPAGSGARGGSPTGGGPDHENTHSRSGGNLDATRPVDGKEGVSSEPPEPSPLCAAPGVGPGDVAFQCQISTVTSEVINVLINNDQNLVIEKGDNWTIINGVALMPDVDQVILCDAPEDAPVSPDPEGLAAGFIPVPSEEKSPETGRPGLPSQEPQCGSSVAGTQGDISSSGQSANFDKSRLRNRPVKPSVRISAEIYDQNFETQTVPSDHTYCNSKLEPLSKNKSRAKISNRDQTHKLVKTLASSRVETTQSEVSPSFSGERGNGKTQRSQTQTILASADTSTPADCCADTLSKIRQEVGPPLPPLLAPLIATPPRTSQPASPPMSSSSPSSPVSPRGPISPPCEIPVSPVVSPVVSPVVSPLPEEPGHSSPPQASPSPSTALASDRALSSPLQFCAATPKHAVPVPGRLPPFASAHPAVAAPQENSVKILDTMYPELSARARTLSILKGNIQLTRGPPADPKNLPGPASAIRGFKAITSSSTAFVKAGGSSGGDCKRDKSRDLGPPQDSGGKRAPSAGTPRSAKRLRLDSGSPEPEPPSEGVSRSPQRNPSQAAAVRAEEEGRRLLAVGAVSQSPLSPTETVESYDGAVAEALKKIAESSFDLLPVIRSHVYVGNISKKPVMRDQEKEVVYEFSTTRKPLAECLLHSILSELKTQKMSVEHNYIHALCRVYVGICRQLGDLERARLFCYSLLKEDFPESEKLTLFIANMWHDIFISQSVINKAMQLVARQRAKGEVLNCLRAFLNWEKNAPADVGFMVSKLLLTIQLCPKTEFQSSERFGEDLSDNTWEYICAIDLLCCHQKWIWTHDNIISKELWPVMDKWIKYRKGHANIAYTPDIIIASILRLIGRLGQLGLKEGFPSAVKNISAVIGMFIQHAQDEDIPWGIQLAAVYALCDLSPSNPAEISKILEAWRTETSRRIPSAVLSSLEEVSTLCTEERG; this is encoded by the exons aatttaaaTGAATATGTTGAAGCATTAATTACCCTGAAGCAAAAAATTATTAATACAGA TAATTTGTTGACAGAATATCAGAAGAAATGTGATG AGCTGCAGTTTGCAAGAAG AGAGAATATTACTCTGCATCACCAAGTGGAACAGATGCTTCAAAAAATTTCTCCTCTGCAGAAGTGTCAGGAAGAACTGGGATCTTTAAAAGCAGAGTTAGAAGAGAAAAAG agttCTCTGAAGTTGTATCAGGATACTCATCAGGAATATGCTCGTGTGAAAGAAGAATGCTTGAAAACTGATGCTCA gaagaagaaactaGAAGCCAAGGTGAAGAAGCTGGAAG AGGCTGCTGTCAAGCAAACTCAGGACTTCAAGcaactaaggaatgaaaagaaaatacttgaaaaggaATTTAGGAAGACACAG GAAAAGCTTGATGAATTTtctaaacagaaaaatgaaaagg AGTTGAGACATATTGGAACACAAATTTCAAGTGATTCTTATGGAAGCATCGATAAAA GAAAAGTAAAACTACTTCTGAAGGAACTCTGGCTCTGTATAAACACAACACACAGACTACCTGGTGAAAGCAGCAGATTTGTCCCAG AAAAACCTGCCAAAGAAAACCCCAGAGCCTTCGAGCCCAGGGAAGGTGGTGTGTCCCCTCCAGCAGGGGGCAGCGCTCTCAGGCCCTCGGCCGTGCGGACGTGCCTGGCAGAGCTGTCCATGGAGGTAGAGGGCGACTTCTCCGCGTGTGGCGGCGCGGGGGGAGAGAGGCCGGGCGGAGCAGCTTGCCGTGACGATGGTGTCTCTCAAGAGGACCGGAACCCTGAGGCTCTGGCGCAGGGGAGTGAGGCTGACCGCGCTGACTTTTCTGATCGCGATCATTCTTTTGATGAAGATCTTCAGGCTGCCGTCGACTTCTTCAAGCTCCTGCCGCCTCTTCTGTCCCCGGTGCCCTCACCCCCTCTGCTGTCCGCCCCACACCTGGGTGCATTTCCGTCCTCACTCTCACCT gaaATCTACTTCGGAGAGTGTACGGATTCCAGTGATCATGACTCGGCCCAACATAGAAATTCGGAGCCTGTTTCAGAAGATGATACACCTGAATCGCTGGACTGTTTTAGCTCATCCGGAAAAAGTAAAGGAACTGGAACATGGGAGGAAAAGCTCCAACCACACGAAGCCACCCAAGCTCTAAATACATTGGAAGTCAATGAGGTGACAGCGGTTGGGTTTGGGACATTTACAGCAAACCTGAGAGAACCTGCAGCCGCGTTCCCCTCTGCTCATGAGAGACACTGGACGGTGTCATCTGAGTCCGTGAGCGAGGGAGAAAAAGGTGTTTTGGATGAGGCAGGAAGACAAAGAGAGGTTCGGGAGATGGATGGGTCAGTGCAGACGGAGAAGACACGTCCTAAAGCCACGGGCAGCGAGCGTGTTGAGACGCTGTCGAGCAGCCTGGCTCTAGAGGAGGGCATGGCGCTTGGGACGTCAGCCTCGTGTCAGCCTCCCCTGGGCCCGTGGCCATCGAATGAGCCCAGCGCACCTGAAGGAAAAACCCCAGTGTCCGGAGTGATAGGATCACCCAAATCGGAGGTGGCCAAGCGGACACTGACTGATGGGGTCACTTCGGCATCAGGTCGCCTGTCCACTTCTGGTCATTTTCAGGGACTGTCTGGAGAattggagaaggaaagagaagcgATGCCAGGGTTCGTTTCAGGAGACCCCTCTGCCCCAGGAGCAGCAGGGGCCGCGCTGGCTGCCGCGGCGCTCGGTCTGGGGGAGGAGTCGTCTTCCCCTGTGGCCTCGTCTCTCTGCGGTCACCCCCGCTCTCCCCCTGGGCTGGAGGGTGACGCTGAAACATCTCTTCCTACTGAAGCAGGCCCTCTCGAGCTGCGTCGTTTGGAACAGGCTGCCATGTTCACCGTGACAGATGTGCATTCTGAGCCCCCGGAGCGTCCCATAGGAGAAGGCCACCTGGAGAACAGCTTACGCGCTCTGAGCCCAGTGTCGGAGGCGTCTGATTCTAACGGTCAGAGGGGCAGCGAGGTGGGGTGTACGACCCTTGTGAAGGGCATGAACGATATCTGCTCACTCCTGCAGTCAGGATTCTCGGGAGCCGCCAGAGGCGGGCCGGGTGAAAGGCCAGGTCCGAGGGTCGAGCTCACGCCGAGTCGGTCAGATTTCACGTCGTTGGCAGGGCCTCAGTCTGGCTTGATCAGGAGTGGCTTTGGCTTTGGTAAAAGCACTTCGTGGCACCACAGTGATCTGTTACGGCGAAGTGGTGAAGAAAGGCTGGGACCTCAACCTGAACGTGATCAAGAGGCGGCGGCGTCCTCAGAAAGCCGAGGCTCAGCGTCCACGCCTGAACGTGCTGGAGAGGATAACAGCCCTGCGGGGTTCAGGGCGCCTGCATCCTTGTTGCCTAACCAGGTGTCAGTTATCACCAAGCAGGCACGGCCCGAAACCATGCAGGGCGCACGATGGGAGCCCTCGAGACTGGCTAGGAGGGAGCCCCCCTTAGTGACAGACGTTGATAATGGGGCTGGTCGGACGCCCTCTGGAGCAAGATGTGAGGAGAGAGCGCACACAGCACCGAGAAGCAGGGGGGCGGCTGCTACAGAGAGCGCTGCCCCGCGAGTTTCCTCCCCCTGGAGAAAATCAGACTTTGATTCTCCAGGGGGTTCTTTACCAGTAGAAAGTTCCTGTTATCCCACAGATAGTACATTATCTTTCTCTTCTGGCGACATCCTGGTCCCAAACCAAGACGTCGTGATGGAAGCCACAGTGCAGGAAGAGGTGCAGAAGCAGAGCCCGTGTCTTCCTGCCACAGATGTGGACACATCCAGGCTGGATGTGGATAAACTTCCAGCCACGGAGGTGATGCTGTCAAGAGGTTTTCCTGCTGGAGACACCGTCGGAGCCTCTGGGGAGGCCCTGGCCGTGACACGGGACCCGTCTGTTGTAGAGCACGGCCCAAAGGAGCATCTGCAACTGCCCTCTCACACTCCTGGGGGGGCTTCTCCTGCAGCCCTAGACACCGCAGAGACCGCTCTTTCGCCAGCGTTTGGCAGCAAAGGTGAGGAGAAGCGTGCTGTGCTGCAGAGTAGCCCCCCTGGTGCCCTGCACTGCTACATGGGCATCCGCGAGGCAGGCGGAGGCGACACTGAGGTAGAAGAGAGCGAGGCGCCGAGCGGCAGCGAGGGAGAGAACGACCCCGAGGCCGGGCTGGAGGACGGCCAGCAGAGCGCGGTCGGGGCCTCCGGCAGGGGCCTGGGGGCCGCCGGCGCCGGCGTGGCCGAGACCAGGCCTTCCGTGGAGGTGGGGCGCCTGGCCGCGGCTCTGCGGGACTGCACCCTCGGTGCGCTCTCCGAGACAGCCGGGCTTTCCGCGTCCGAGGTCGTGATGTTTCTTGAAAGTTGTCAGTTAGGAGGGTATAGTTCGGGGGACTCTGTTTCAGAATGTTCTAGCAAAGGAACCCTAAATGAAGGGATGAACAGGGAATTAAAGCAAAGGGAACCCTCAGGAGAAAAGTACAGAAAGCACGTGTGTGAAGAGGAGGCACTAGAAGCCTCTGAGGGGTGCACCGGCTCCTCGGAAGACGACGGCTGCCCTTCAAGGGGCACAAGGCAGCTGGCCCAGCGCTCCTTGGAGATGCTGCCCGGGGCGCTCACCAGGGTCCGCCAGGAGCTGCAGGCCGACCGCGAGGACGCGGGTGGGCAGGATGCACCTGACGGCGTGACAGCAGAGCATGAGGAAGAGCAAGTGCTGCCTCGGGAAACAGCCGGCTCCTCTGCGCCCCTGACGCCGGCTGGCTCGGGCGCTCGGGGCGGTTCTCCCACTGGTGGTGGGCCTGACCATGAAAACACGCACAGCAGGTCTGGGGGTAACTTGGATGCGACCAGGCCAGTGGATGGTAAGGAAGGGGTCTCGTCAGAACCCCCGGAGCCCTCGCCCCTGTGCGCTGCCCCGGGAGTGGGGCCGGGAGACGTGGCGTTTCAGTGTCAGATCTCTACGGTGACCTCCGAGGTTATAAACGTGCTGATAAATAACGATCAGAATCTAGTCATTGAGAAAGGGGACAACTGGACCATCATCAATGGGGTAGCGCTCATGCCAGACGTGGACCAGGTTATCCTGTGTGACGCTCCTGAAGATGCCCCCGTTTCCCCGGACCCAGAAGGGCTGGCAGCTGGCTTCATTCCCGTTCCTTCCGAGGAGAAGTCCCCAGAGACCGGTCGCCCTGGCCTTCCTTCTCAGGAGCCCCAGTGTGGCAGTAGTGTGGCCGGAACCCAGGGCGATATCTCAAGCAGCGGTCAGAGTGCTAACTTTGATAAAAGTCGTTTGCGGAATAGACCCGTTAAACCCAGCGTGAGGATTAGCGCTGAGATATATGATCAAAACTTTGAGACGCAGACTGTGCCTTCGGATCACACTTACTGTAATTCGAAGCTAGAGCCGCTGAGCAAAAATAAGAGTCGAGCAAAGATTTCAAACAGAGATCAAACACACAAACTGGTAAAGACGTTAGCGTCGAGCAGAGTGGAGACGACTCAGAGTGAAGTTTCTCCGTCATTTTCCGGAGAAAGAGGGAACGGAAAAACTCAGAGGAGTCAAACGCAGACCATCCTAGCCAGCGCCGACACGTCCACTCCTGCGGACTGCTGTGCGGACACGCTGAGTAAGATCCGGCAGGAGGTGGGCCCCCCCCTGCCCCCGCTGCTGGCTCCTCTCATAGCCACGCCTCCAAGGACTTCACAGCCAGCCTCTCCGCCGATGTCGAGttccagcccctcctcacccGTCTCTCCCCGCGGCCCGATCTCTCCGCCGTGTGAGATCCCGGTGTCTCCTGTGGTGTCTCCTGTGGTGTCTCCTGTGGTGTCCCCCTTGCCGGAGGAGCCAGGGCACTCCTCTCCTCCACAAGCGTCCCCATCCCCGTCCACCGCCCTGGCCAGTGACAGGGCCTTGTCATCGCCTTTGCAGTTTTGTGCTGCGACCCCAAAGCACGCCGTCCCCGTGCCCGGCCGCCTGCCCCCGTTCGCCTCTGCCCATCCGGCGGTGGCAGCGCCCCAGGAGAATTCCGTGAAGATCCTGGACACCATGTACCCAGAGCTGTCCGCCAGGGCCCGCACCCTCAGCATCCTCAAAGGGAACATCCAGCTCACGCGAGGCCCGCCGGCCGACCCCAAGAACCTGCCGGGGCCCGCCAGCGCCATCAGGGGCTTCAAAGCCATCACTTCAAGCTCAACCGCCTTTGTGAAAGCAGGGGGCAGCTCTGGTGGTGACTGTAAGCGGGACAAGTCGAGAGATCTGGGGCCTCCGCAGGATTCGGGCGGGAAAAGGGCGCCGTCAGCGGGTACACCGAGGAGCGCTAAGAGGTTGCGCCTGGACAGCGGGTCCCCGGAGCCAGAGCCGCCCTCGGAGGGCGTCAGCCGGAGCCCCCAACGGAACCCCTCCCAGGCTGCAGCCgtgagggcagaggaggaggggcggCGTCTTCTGGCCGTCGGTGCAGTCTCACAGTCACCCCTGAGCCCCACGGAGACCGTGGAGTCCTACGACGGCGCCGTAGCGGAGGCCCTGAAGAAGATCGCGGAGTCGTCCTTTGACCTGTTGCCTGTTATTCGTAGTCATGTGTATGTGGGAAACATCTCCAAAAAGCCTGTGATGAGAGATCAAGAGAAAGAAGTTGTTTATGAATTTAGCACAACAAGAAAG CCTTTAGCAGAGTGCTTGCTTCACTCTATTCTCTCAGAACTGAAAACTCAGAAGATGTCTGTGGAGCACAATTACATCCACGCCCTCTGCAGAGTGTATGTGGGTATTTGTCGGCAGCTGGGAGACTTGGAAAGAGCTCGCTTGTTTTGCTACAGCCTACTTAAGGAAG ATTTTCCAGAGTCTGAAAAATTGACTTTGTTCATTGCAAACatgtggcatgatatatttatctCTCAATCGGTGATTAATAAGGCAATGCAGTTGGTAGCCAGGCAACGCGCTAAAGGAGAAGTTTTGAACTGTTTGCGAGCTTTCCTCAATTGGGAGAAg AATGCTCCTGCAGATGTTGGCTTCATGGTTTCAAAGCTGCTTTTGACCATACAGTTATGTCCAAAAACAGAATTTCAGTCCAGTGAAAGATTTGGTGAAGACCTAAGTGATAACACTTGGGAGTACATATGTGCCATTGATCTGCTCTGCTGCCATCAGAAGTGGATTTGGACACATGACAACATTATAAG TAAGGAGCTGTGGCCTGTAATGGATAAGtggataaaatacagaaaaggacATGCAAACATTGCATACACTCCTGATATTATCATAGCGTCAATACTGAGGCTCATTG GTCGTTTAGGCCAGTTGGGTTTGAAGGAAGGGTTTCCATCAGCTGTGAAAAATATTAGTGCCGTTATTGGTATGTTTATACAGCATGCCCAGGATGAAG ACATACCGTGGGGTATCCAGCTGGCAGCCGTGTACGCCCTGTGTGACTTGAGTCCCAGCAACCCAGCGGAGATCTCCAAGATCCTGGAAGCCTGGCGCACGGAGACCTCTCGCCGCATCCCCTCCGCGGTGCTCAGCTCCCTGGAGGAGGTCAGCACCCTGTGTACGGAGGAGCGTGGCTGA